The nucleotide window ACTTGGAATTGCTGGGTCGCTGTATGACAATGGTCAATCACGTCGAAGCGATTAAAACGTTCCAAAAGGGAATTCAGGCATAGAACCCAGAGTTAGTTGGTTAATTTGCTGTCTGTAGATAATCATCGTCCAGTCTATGTTCATCGCGACACATCGTTATCCCTATGATGGTTGCGATGCATGCTCGCTCAATCTGAGTGAACTGTGTTGATGGACACAAGAAAATTGCCCCCACGCCATGATTGTTAGACAGGGGACAGTTTTCTCGAAAGCGCGTTTTATACCTGACTTGGCACCTTCGCCCCGTCCGGGTTAGCCTGCGGCGAATCTTTTTCTGATGGTGGTACAACCTGCCAGAACTGCGGTAGGTAAGTTGTCCAATTCGCTAGAATTGCTGCCGATTTCGCACTGCCGGTCTTCTCCGCGTGGGCTTGGAGCAATTCCTTTAACTGCTGCTCTCCGGCGGGGGAAAGCACCCGCTGCACGGAGACAATCTCCGGGTTGACCTTGGCTTGGAAGGAGCCATCTTCATCCAGGAAGTAAGCTACCCCCCCCGTCATACCAGCTCCGACGTTGCGGCCAACACCACCCAGAACAACGACAACACCGCCGGTCATATATTCACAGCAATGGTCCCCGGCTCCTTCGACGACAGCTTGGGCCGCCGAGTTGCGCACGGCAAATCGCTCACCGGCACGCCCATTGGCGTAGAGATACCCGCCCGTCGCACCGTAGAGACAGGTATTGCCGAGGATCGAGCTATTAGACGGGTCGAAGGTCGCATCAGGACTCGGCTTGATAATGATTTCGCCACCGTGAATCCCTTTACCGACGTAGTCATTTGCCTCGCCGGTCAGAGTCATCGTCATACAGGGCAGATTAAAGGCCCCGAAGCTCTGACCGACTGATCCCGTAAAGTCGAGGTTGATCTGCGCACCAAACCCACCGTTGCCGTATTGCTTGGCGATCGTCCCACTCACCCGTGCCCCCACTGAACGATCGGTGTTCACGACTTTATGAGTAATGGTGATGTCAGATTGATTGGCAATCGCCGATCGCAGTGCATCATCAGCCAAAATCTCGTCGTCGAGGACAAACCCATTGCTATGGGCTTCGCCATGATTTAGCCAGGTGCGATCGGTCTTGGTATCCGGTAGGTTCGTGAGGCAATCGAGGTTAAAACTTGCCGTTTTTGTAAGTGTCGCCCCGGCCCGCACTTTCAACAAGTCGGCCCGACCAATGACTTCATTCAAGCTGCGATAGCCCAATTTCGCCAAGATTGTCCGCACTTCTTCTGCCACAAACAAGAAGAAATTCACCACATGCTCAGGGATGCCGGTAAAGCGTTTGCGCAACTCTTCGCGCTGACTCGCAACCCCCACAGGACAACTATTGGTATGACAAATCCGGGCCATAATGCAGCCTTCCGCAATCATGGCGATCGAGCCAAACCCAAATTCCTCACCGCCCATCAGCGCTGCCATCAGCACATCCCAGCCGGTCTTGATCCCGCCATCCACCCGGAGTAGCACCCGATTACGCAGTTGGTTTTCCATTAAGGTGCGGTGGACTTCCGTCAGACCCAGCTCCCACGGGCTGCCTGCGTGCTTAATCGAAGATAGCGGCGAGGCTCCAGTCCCGCCATCGTGGCCAGAAATTTGGATAATGTCCGCATTGGCTTTGGCCACACCTGCGGCAATCGTGCCAATTCCAACTTCTGATACCAGCTTCACCGATACCTTGGCGACCGGATTAATCTGGTGCAAGTCATAGATTAACTGAGCCAAATCTTCGATCGAATAAATATCGTGGTGCGGTGGTGGTGAAATCAAAGTCACACCCGGCTTCGAACGCCGCAGCATCGCAATATAAGAACTCACCTTAGGTCCGGGTAATTGCCCCCCTTCACCGGGTTTTGCCCCTTGGGCCATTTTGATTTCTAGCTGCTTGCCGTTCATCAAGTATTCCGGCGTCACGCCAAACCGCCCCGAGGCAATTTGCTTAATTGCAGAGTTGGCTGTATCGCCGTTCCGCAAGCCTTTCAAGTGTGGTAAGTCCGGTGACACACCATCCGCCACATTATCAAAGGTCTTGAACCGCACGACATCTTCGCCCCCTTCACCGGAGTTCGATTTTGCGCCCATCCGGTTCATGGCGATCGCCAGGACTTCGTGGGCTTCACGGGACAAAGCGCCGAGGGACATGCCGCCTGTGGCAAACCGCTTGACGATTTCTGTCGCGGATTCGACTTCGCTGAGCTCAATGCTGGGTCGATCGCTCTCAAACTCCAACAGGTCACGCAATGCGGTGGGTGGCCGATCTTCTTGGTATTTCTGGTAGGACTCGTAGTGATCGTAGCTATTTTGTTCTACGGCTTTGTGCAAGTACTTCGCCATCTCGGGGCTATTCATGTGGTACTCACCGCCCGGACGATACTGGACAAAGCCCATATTCGCCAGCTTCTTGCTGCTCAATTCTGGGAAGGCGCGGGTATGGAAGGACATGGTTTCCTGGGCCAACTCCTGTAGCGTCAAGCCGCCCATGCGGGAAGCGGTGCCGTTGAAAGCGGTCTCCAGTAAATCCCCGCCAATCCCGATCGCCTCAAAGATTTGTGCCCCGTGGTAACTGGCCAACAAGGAAATTCCCATCTTCGAGAGAATCTTCAGCAACCCATTTTGAATTGACTTGCGGAAATTCTCTTGCGCCCCGACTAAGCTGATCGCGGGAATCTTACCGGTTTCCATCATCTTCTGGGTCCGGGGCATGGCCCACCAGTTGCGCACCGTATCCAATGCCAAGTACGGACAAACGGCACTGGCACCGTAGCCGACTAAGCAAGCAAAATGGTGGGTGCTCCAGGCTTGGGCCGTATCCGCGACAATCGAAGCATGCATCCGCAAGCCCTGGCGAATCAGGTGATGGTGGACCGCACCAACTGCGACTAAGGGCGGAATGTAACTTTGCTCTGGGGTAAGAGCAACGGGATTACCCGTCGCATCCACCCGATCGCTCAAGATCAGGATTTGATTACCCGCATTTACCTGCTCGGCAGCCTTCCCACATAATGCTTTGACTGCTGTAGCCAACCCCGCAGGACCGGCAGCAACGTTGTACAACGTGGAAATCGCAGCGGATGGAATCACCCCGGCTTTGACCGAATTCAGTTCGGCTTCTGTCAATACTGGCGATTCGATCGTCAATGTCTTGGCCAATTCCGGCGTTGCTTCCAAGACGTTGCCGCGTGCGCCAAGGGACATATTCAGCGACATCACCAATTTTTCCCGGAGGGGATCGATCGGTGGATTTGTCACCTGGGCAAACCGCTGTTTGAAGTAGTCATATAGCAGGTGCGGTCGCTGAGAGAGCACTGCTAACGGCGCATCATCACCCATACAGAAGGTCGGCTCTTTCCCTTGGGCGGCCATCTCGTTGATGATCATTTCCACATCTTCCGAGGTGTAGCCAAAGGCGCTCTGATGTTGCAATAGTGCTTGACCTTCGTACAGACCTTGTTCTTGGAAATCCCCTTCTTTGAGGCTTTGGCGATGCTGACGGAGCCATTCACCATAGGGCTGCTCCGAGGCAATCTTCTGCTTCAGATCCCAGTTTTTGTAGAGCTGCTGGGTTTCCAAGTCAAAGGCAATCATTTGGCCCGGACCGAGACGACCTTTTTCGAC belongs to Romeriopsis navalis LEGE 11480 and includes:
- a CDS encoding glutamate synthase-related protein, with the protein product MPKTNTHQGYPLSSENNGYVGQRWLVEERDACGVGFVVDQQGRASHDLVRKSLVALGCMEHRGGCSADYDSGDGAGVMTMIPWEIIANWAKGLGRSLVEHSTAVGMVFLPQGDLAAAKERKITETILQSEGFTVLGWRVVPIKPEILGVQAKGFLPQIEQVIVTASQSGEALEQQLYVARKKIEQAVESPDFYFCSFSSRTIVYKGMVRSEVLGDFYLDFKNPSYKSVFSVYHRRFSTNTMPKWPLAQPMRYLGHNGEINTLLGNINWMVARQSDLQSAKLGADVEQIKPIVNAKNSDSANLDNVLELLVQAGRSPMESLMILVPEAYKNQPDLLKYPEIVDFYEYYRGIQEPWDGPALLVFSDGKKVGATLDRNGLRPARYAVTKDGYIVVASEAGVVPLPESEIVEKGRLGPGQMIAFDLETQQLYKNWDLKQKIASEQPYGEWLRQHRQSLKEGDFQEQGLYEGQALLQHQSAFGYTSEDVEMIINEMAAQGKEPTFCMGDDAPLAVLSQRPHLLYDYFKQRFAQVTNPPIDPLREKLVMSLNMSLGARGNVLEATPELAKTLTIESPVLTEAELNSVKAGVIPSAAISTLYNVAAGPAGLATAVKALCGKAAEQVNAGNQILILSDRVDATGNPVALTPEQSYIPPLVAVGAVHHHLIRQGLRMHASIVADTAQAWSTHHFACLVGYGASAVCPYLALDTVRNWWAMPRTQKMMETGKIPAISLVGAQENFRKSIQNGLLKILSKMGISLLASYHGAQIFEAIGIGGDLLETAFNGTASRMGGLTLQELAQETMSFHTRAFPELSSKKLANMGFVQYRPGGEYHMNSPEMAKYLHKAVEQNSYDHYESYQKYQEDRPPTALRDLLEFESDRPSIELSEVESATEIVKRFATGGMSLGALSREAHEVLAIAMNRMGAKSNSGEGGEDVVRFKTFDNVADGVSPDLPHLKGLRNGDTANSAIKQIASGRFGVTPEYLMNGKQLEIKMAQGAKPGEGGQLPGPKVSSYIAMLRRSKPGVTLISPPPHHDIYSIEDLAQLIYDLHQINPVAKVSVKLVSEVGIGTIAAGVAKANADIIQISGHDGGTGASPLSSIKHAGSPWELGLTEVHRTLMENQLRNRVLLRVDGGIKTGWDVLMAALMGGEEFGFGSIAMIAEGCIMARICHTNSCPVGVASQREELRKRFTGIPEHVVNFFLFVAEEVRTILAKLGYRSLNEVIGRADLLKVRAGATLTKTASFNLDCLTNLPDTKTDRTWLNHGEAHSNGFVLDDEILADDALRSAIANQSDITITHKVVNTDRSVGARVSGTIAKQYGNGGFGAQINLDFTGSVGQSFGAFNLPCMTMTLTGEANDYVGKGIHGGEIIIKPSPDATFDPSNSSILGNTCLYGATGGYLYANGRAGERFAVRNSAAQAVVEGAGDHCCEYMTGGVVVVLGGVGRNVGAGMTGGVAYFLDEDGSFQAKVNPEIVSVQRVLSPAGEQQLKELLQAHAEKTGSAKSAAILANWTTYLPQFWQVVPPSEKDSPQANPDGAKVPSQV